A stretch of the Photobacterium toruni genome encodes the following:
- the uvrY gene encoding UvrY/SirA/GacA family response regulator transcription factor yields the protein MINVFLVDDHELVRTGIRRLLEDVRGIKVVGEAISGEEAVKWCRSNHADIILMDMNMPGIGGLEATRKILRFNPDVKIIVLTVHTENPFPTKVMQAGASGYLTKGAGPDDMVNAIRMVNSGQRYISSEIAQQMALSQFAPDSENPFKELSERELQIMMMITKGQKVTDISEQLSLSPKTVNSYRYRLFNKLNISGDVELTHLAIRHGMLDTETL from the coding sequence TTGATTAATGTATTCCTTGTAGATGATCACGAACTGGTTCGCACAGGGATCCGACGTCTTCTTGAAGATGTCCGTGGTATTAAAGTGGTAGGGGAAGCCATCAGTGGTGAGGAAGCCGTAAAATGGTGTCGAAGCAATCATGCCGACATTATTCTTATGGATATGAATATGCCAGGTATCGGTGGTCTTGAAGCTACCCGTAAAATTTTACGCTTCAATCCCGATGTTAAAATTATTGTATTAACCGTACATACTGAAAATCCGTTTCCAACTAAAGTTATGCAAGCTGGTGCTTCTGGTTATTTAACCAAAGGTGCTGGGCCTGATGATATGGTTAACGCTATTCGTATGGTTAATAGTGGTCAACGGTATATTTCATCTGAAATTGCTCAACAAATGGCTTTAAGTCAGTTCGCGCCAGATTCAGAAAATCCATTTAAAGAACTGTCAGAGCGTGAGTTACAGATCATGATGATGATCACCAAAGGACAAAAAGTTACCGATATATCAGAGCAATTAAGTTTAAGCCCTAAGACTGTAAATAGTTACCGTTATCGTTTATTTAATAAGTTAAATATTAGTGGTGATGTTGAGTTAACACATCTAGCGATTCGTCATGGCATGCTTGAT